In one Leptogranulimonas caecicola genomic region, the following are encoded:
- a CDS encoding type II secretion system F family protein translates to MSVWLFLAAVAAAMAGWAVSRRPAGTILAEKNRLPGTELVEKLKRWGPLAAWEAERARRQDAQICLEAMPEFLDIVSLGLWAGLPFDASLDLYVSRSHTLLAKRLDQARLAWSLGICSRAEALEALVENLDLAALRRFADAVSESLEFGVPLAATLERQSAAMRRDQRLQVEEEIERVPVKLLLPMGALVVPALLLAILGPLLAAAFLTMG, encoded by the coding sequence ATGAGCGTATGGCTCTTCCTGGCTGCGGTGGCTGCGGCGATGGCTGGCTGGGCAGTGAGTAGACGGCCTGCAGGCACGATCCTTGCCGAGAAAAACCGACTTCCTGGCACGGAGCTTGTGGAAAAGCTCAAGCGCTGGGGGCCTTTGGCCGCCTGGGAAGCCGAGCGGGCACGTCGCCAAGACGCCCAGATTTGTTTGGAAGCCATGCCTGAGTTCTTGGACATTGTGAGCCTGGGCCTATGGGCAGGCCTTCCCTTTGATGCCTCGCTGGACCTCTACGTGAGTCGCAGCCATACGCTTTTGGCCAAGCGCTTAGATCAAGCAAGGCTGGCGTGGTCGCTGGGAATCTGCTCGAGGGCCGAGGCGTTGGAAGCTCTGGTAGAAAACCTGGATTTGGCGGCTCTGCGCCGTTTTGCGGATGCGGTCTCTGAGTCTTTGGAGTTTGGCGTGCCTTTGGCGGCCACGTTGGAGCGGCAGTCGGCGGCCATGAGGAGGGATCAGCGGCTGCAGGTAGAAGAGGAGATCGAGCGTGTTCCAGTAAAGCTGTTGCTGCCCATGGGGGCGTTGGTGGTACCGGCGCTGCTGCTGGCCATTTTGGGGCCGCTTCTGGCCGCGGCCTTTTTGACGATGGGCTAG
- a CDS encoding DUF192 domain-containing protein, which produces MRYRRFKLTSSSFKDDLGNTLLGVVLENYEERLQGLKGHTREWAGRLVAFPHCCSVHTFGLREPIDIAFVSEAGRVLRSEVSVPPRRLLVCPNAFWTFERARSDEPWLDSGDHIQAEETVIAFPGIFQRTVVKTAALLTGPPQTPVPLSVPQPRKEPS; this is translated from the coding sequence ATGCGTTATCGACGTTTCAAACTCACCTCTTCAAGCTTTAAAGATGACCTGGGAAATACGCTTCTCGGAGTGGTACTCGAAAACTACGAAGAGCGTCTTCAAGGCCTTAAGGGGCACACTCGTGAATGGGCTGGACGCCTCGTGGCGTTTCCACATTGCTGCTCGGTACACACCTTTGGCCTCAGAGAACCCATTGATATCGCCTTTGTCTCAGAGGCCGGCCGCGTACTGCGCTCTGAAGTCAGCGTGCCTCCTCGAAGATTGCTGGTGTGCCCCAATGCCTTCTGGACCTTTGAACGCGCGCGATCTGATGAGCCATGGCTCGACAGCGGCGACCATATTCAAGCAGAGGAGACGGTGATCGCATTTCCCGGTATCTTTCAGCGCACGGTAGTCAAAACTGCAGCTCTCCTTACGGGGCCGCCTCAGACTCCTGTCCCTTTAAGCGTTCCTCAACCTAGAAAGGAGCCCTCATGA
- a CDS encoding type II secretion system F family protein, producing the protein MALWLWGVALAAGSACQLAWASHSKVRARVGQSPLGSALELVGAQPFAQELCSWEAVAPAADWLSQLAWNHGDTLGPLRSRGALVLTGPMAGMAVAFLGSSASLFVVGLLGGYGGVLLAASSLRRQQARQMAKAIPDAYRSLAGSLGAGQTLSQAIGYVGRHSRGKVGEAFKQGSFELACGASVEEALDVVCGSIDDPSVGLLSCALLVSQRTGAPLAPLLERSAELVEDKEGLETLLRTKTAQVRFSAAVVMVLPLLLVGLLLLISPDFRAGVASPIGLGSLFVAALLDLGAIAIMRSLLKGVLS; encoded by the coding sequence ATGGCGCTCTGGCTTTGGGGCGTAGCCCTTGCGGCAGGCAGCGCATGTCAGCTTGCGTGGGCGAGTCATAGCAAGGTCCGTGCCAGAGTGGGTCAAAGCCCCCTAGGAAGCGCGCTGGAGCTCGTTGGGGCCCAGCCATTTGCACAAGAACTTTGTTCATGGGAGGCAGTGGCCCCTGCGGCGGACTGGCTCTCTCAGCTTGCCTGGAATCACGGGGATACGCTAGGGCCGCTCCGGTCGCGGGGCGCATTGGTGCTCACCGGCCCCATGGCAGGGATGGCGGTGGCGTTTCTCGGCAGCTCGGCGTCGCTGTTTGTGGTGGGGCTCTTAGGGGGGTATGGAGGCGTGCTTCTGGCGGCCTCTTCGCTCCGGCGTCAGCAGGCACGGCAAATGGCCAAAGCCATCCCCGATGCCTACAGGTCTCTTGCGGGAAGCCTTGGGGCCGGGCAAACGTTGAGTCAGGCCATTGGCTATGTGGGACGTCACAGCCGCGGCAAAGTGGGAGAGGCCTTCAAGCAGGGGAGCTTCGAGCTTGCCTGTGGGGCTTCGGTTGAAGAGGCGCTGGATGTGGTGTGCGGCTCCATCGACGATCCCTCGGTAGGTTTGCTTTCCTGTGCGCTGCTGGTGTCGCAGCGCACAGGGGCGCCCTTGGCCCCGCTGCTGGAACGCTCAGCCGAGCTGGTGGAGGACAAAGAGGGACTGGAGACGTTGCTTCGCACCAAAACGGCCCAAGTGCGGTTCTCTGCCGCAGTGGTGATGGTGCTTCCCTTGCTTTTGGTGGGGCTTCTCCTGCTTATCTCGCCGGATTTTCGCGCTGGAGTGGCCTCTCCCATAGGCCTTGGCAGCCTTTTTGTGGCGGCTCTTTTAGACCTGGGCGCCATAGCTATCATGCGCTCGCTGCTCAAAGGCGTGCTCTCATGA
- the rsmI gene encoding 16S rRNA (cytidine(1402)-2'-O)-methyltransferase, which yields MGESTTFGLLSVVGTPIGNLADLSPRVRDTLANANAILCEDTRVTAKLLNYLGIKKPLERCDENVIARKAQAVIERLGAGERVAFVSDAGMPAISDPGQQLVDAALDAGLKVEVIPGPSAVTCAIALSGLSASHFFFEGFLPRKSGARLRRLQQLSAIPGALVIYESPHRVVSTLDACAAVFGERPCALVRELTKVHEECRRGSASQLCESVRSQEEQGSPLKGECVIVVGEIDEEAQPGIDEKLDPQRVAADLLAQGLSPSAAAKELVRLCGLKRSAAYDLVLTSRS from the coding sequence ATGGGCGAATCTACGACTTTTGGCCTGCTATCTGTGGTGGGCACTCCTATAGGAAATCTGGCTGACCTATCACCTCGTGTGAGGGATACTTTGGCAAATGCCAATGCGATTCTCTGTGAAGACACGCGGGTGACTGCCAAGCTTCTCAACTACCTGGGGATTAAAAAGCCTCTGGAGCGCTGCGATGAAAACGTCATTGCGCGAAAGGCTCAGGCAGTGATAGAGCGACTGGGAGCCGGTGAGCGGGTTGCCTTTGTCTCAGACGCAGGCATGCCGGCAATCTCTGATCCCGGACAGCAGCTGGTGGATGCAGCTCTCGATGCAGGACTCAAGGTAGAGGTGATACCGGGGCCTTCGGCCGTGACCTGTGCCATTGCGCTTTCTGGCCTTTCGGCATCGCACTTCTTCTTTGAGGGGTTTTTGCCTCGCAAATCCGGAGCTCGTCTGCGCAGACTGCAGCAGCTCTCAGCCATACCTGGCGCTTTGGTGATCTACGAGTCTCCTCATAGAGTGGTCTCCACCTTGGATGCCTGTGCAGCGGTCTTTGGGGAGCGCCCCTGTGCTCTGGTGCGTGAGCTTACCAAGGTGCATGAAGAGTGCCGCCGTGGTAGTGCCTCTCAGCTTTGCGAGTCTGTGCGTTCTCAAGAAGAGCAAGGATCCCCGCTCAAAGGAGAGTGCGTCATTGTAGTGGGGGAGATAGACGAGGAGGCGCAGCCGGGGATAGATGAGAAGCTCGATCCTCAAAGGGTTGCCGCAGATCTCCTCGCCCAAGGCCTGTCCCCTTCCGCTGCGGCAAAAGAACTCGTGCGTCTATGCGGCCTCAAGCGTTCTGCGGCTTATGACCTTGTGCTGACTTCGCGCTCCTAA
- a CDS encoding TadE family protein, translated as MSWQKRLWQERLCKGPPWRRLGQRQSRCWRQPKTSFFFEESGQATVELALVLPCALLVIALLLQPLCLFYTRMVMAHTASQAARVLATRKSSTSNDALRAYCLRRLRAIPNLEIFHEGGEGGWEVFFEGSEADHRVCVTVKGFARPLPLLGLVSALLASDGQSIDLQVQAQETLRPTWLEGSYDSWVSIWS; from the coding sequence GTGTCCTGGCAAAAGCGCTTATGGCAGGAACGGCTGTGCAAGGGGCCGCCTTGGCGGCGCCTGGGACAGCGGCAATCTCGGTGTTGGCGGCAGCCCAAGACATCCTTCTTTTTTGAAGAGTCCGGTCAAGCCACCGTAGAGCTTGCTCTGGTGCTTCCCTGCGCACTGCTGGTCATTGCTTTGTTGCTCCAGCCGCTCTGCCTGTTTTACACGCGCATGGTAATGGCTCATACGGCTTCGCAGGCTGCCCGCGTGCTGGCAACGAGAAAATCATCTACCTCGAATGATGCTCTGCGCGCCTATTGCCTAAGACGCCTCCGTGCAATTCCAAACCTCGAAATATTTCATGAGGGAGGAGAGGGCGGCTGGGAGGTTTTCTTCGAAGGAAGCGAGGCAGATCATCGGGTCTGTGTCACAGTAAAGGGCTTTGCTCGGCCGCTGCCCTTGCTGGGACTTGTAAGCGCTCTTTTGGCTTCTGATGGCCAGAGCATCGACCTTCAAGTGCAGGCCCAGGAAACCCTGCGTCCTACGTGGTTGGAAGGTTCCTATGACTCCTGGGTATCCATATGGTCCTAA
- a CDS encoding Flp family type IVb pilin gives MAQEDSGQGTTEYAILVGVLVLIAIAAILAFRGRIEELWNSIADGINQL, from the coding sequence ATGGCCCAGGAGGATTCGGGCCAAGGAACCACCGAATACGCCATCTTGGTGGGCGTGCTGGTGCTTATTGCCATCGCGGCCATCCTGGCGTTTCGAGGAAGAATCGAAGAGCTGTGGAACTCCATCGCAGACGGCATCAATCAGCTGTGA
- a CDS encoding FHA domain-containing protein codes for MSTALLPSPVSSVPPETSLSAKTCPHCGSLLFSDMDVCYRCFHRFDTPAPPQPDTFASEGSWDDPFFDARESSGHLASEPLDDLPHYEDPFAAEKPAPSSPPWEEDMSSWLDSVYDCSDPSGCGESGSSWPNGSYLACKEPRTESPHVKSLSFFGVGPAEDDVGLPCEYGGKWPFSPEDAEVDEADETCDLTAISESISYGLHLNWRGLEMTIPIPAQGLTLGRASSCDVVLRSAAISRRHVQIVVEDGMVLVADLGSVNQALLDDKPVEVCEPWLPGSVLNLCGARFSLIVLDPRE; via the coding sequence ATGAGCACCGCGCTGTTGCCAAGTCCTGTCTCTTCTGTGCCTCCAGAGACATCCCTTTCTGCAAAAACCTGCCCTCATTGCGGATCTCTGCTCTTTTCAGATATGGATGTCTGCTACCGATGCTTCCACCGCTTTGACACTCCTGCACCCCCACAGCCTGATACTTTTGCCTCTGAGGGCTCATGGGATGACCCATTTTTCGATGCACGGGAGAGCAGTGGGCATTTAGCTTCCGAGCCTTTGGATGATCTGCCGCATTACGAGGATCCTTTTGCTGCCGAGAAACCCGCGCCTTCCTCCCCGCCTTGGGAAGAGGATATGTCGTCTTGGCTTGACTCTGTGTACGATTGCAGCGATCCCTCTGGATGTGGGGAATCTGGGTCGAGTTGGCCAAATGGTTCTTATTTAGCTTGCAAGGAGCCGAGGACTGAAAGCCCGCATGTCAAGAGCTTGTCTTTTTTTGGGGTTGGTCCGGCAGAAGATGACGTGGGTCTGCCTTGTGAGTATGGCGGGAAATGGCCATTTTCGCCGGAAGATGCCGAGGTTGACGAGGCAGATGAAACTTGTGACCTTACCGCCATAAGCGAGTCGATTTCTTATGGGCTGCATCTTAATTGGCGCGGTCTGGAAATGACAATCCCTATACCGGCTCAGGGTCTCACCCTGGGACGAGCTTCTTCTTGCGATGTGGTCTTGCGAAGCGCTGCCATATCTCGCCGACATGTGCAGATAGTGGTGGAAGATGGAATGGTGCTCGTGGCCGATCTTGGCTCGGTTAACCAGGCGCTTTTAGACGATAAGCCCGTTGAGGTTTGTGAGCCTTGGTTGCCCGGAAGCGTGCTCAACCTGTGTGGAGCCCGATTCTCGTTGATTGTGCTTGACCCACGAGAGTGA
- a CDS encoding TadE/TadG family type IV pilus assembly protein: protein MREVGHLLREDLGQAAVELAVVIPVVLVVALIVINLGFFLYACAAFDRIALDMALAYGSAPTGEQDAASATGQIKEAIEHALDLPQVEVQVSAEPIDWTQSGLIASLAPGRIKFVCTLSYRPIPSAFSIAGSSFVAPWALEHRCIAVVDAGTVGFGV, encoded by the coding sequence GTGCGGGAGGTTGGGCACCTTTTACGAGAAGATTTGGGGCAGGCAGCGGTCGAGCTCGCAGTGGTGATACCCGTAGTGCTTGTGGTGGCTCTTATCGTCATTAACCTAGGCTTTTTCCTTTATGCCTGTGCAGCTTTTGACCGGATTGCACTTGACATGGCGCTTGCCTATGGCAGCGCTCCTACAGGAGAACAAGATGCAGCCTCAGCGACGGGGCAAATCAAAGAAGCCATTGAGCACGCGCTGGATCTTCCTCAAGTAGAGGTTCAAGTGAGTGCGGAACCCATCGATTGGACGCAATCTGGCTTAATAGCTTCGCTGGCTCCAGGGCGCATCAAGTTTGTATGCACGCTGAGCTACCGTCCCATTCCCAGCGCATTCTCGATAGCGGGTTCCTCTTTTGTGGCCCCTTGGGCTCTGGAGCATCGCTGCATTGCTGTGGTGGATGCAGGAACCGTGGGATTTGGCGTTTAG
- a CDS encoding AAA family ATPase has product MGATWIVCAGEQEKSQVIHCAVPVGARTSITFVSDVWQLRAEVARRGRPFVAVGPGLAMDPFNLGAALACDGQAARVVVVASHITPEQRFWAQAVGVSDVYDLAGEAPGAPLALKEAEEEDGKLSQEPKGQLKESLCEDLDEPEDAGVTPVRLHEETQEATESEGAPVVVLASARGGVGKSSIAALMGVCAARWGLRVALLDFDLAFGDLYGFFGHPAPVDLMDVIRLGATSDPGRLSLAGSGVEVTEGLTLYGPCAAPEYAELVAPHALQLVVAAKRAFDLVIVDTSSVWADAVAQAVQVADRVAIVGDERAGAIGSLARAAKLAVRLGVARTRIVRLMNRCDPRCRDEEFMTRASLGLETTNSFRVLEGTVDVSELLSSGHAVELAELDNEFSNSCAATLAKLLAEMGRLPDHPEARKARDARVVRRRSVFSFAKAAG; this is encoded by the coding sequence ATGGGTGCTACCTGGATCGTATGCGCAGGGGAACAAGAGAAATCCCAGGTGATACATTGTGCAGTCCCGGTTGGAGCGCGCACTTCGATCACCTTTGTGTCCGATGTCTGGCAGCTGCGGGCTGAGGTTGCGCGGCGAGGACGTCCTTTTGTGGCAGTGGGTCCGGGGCTTGCGATGGACCCCTTTAATCTGGGCGCAGCGCTGGCCTGTGATGGCCAGGCGGCCCGAGTAGTGGTAGTTGCATCGCACATTACTCCTGAGCAGCGCTTTTGGGCACAGGCAGTGGGTGTGAGCGATGTCTACGACCTTGCGGGAGAGGCTCCTGGGGCGCCTTTGGCTCTAAAAGAGGCTGAGGAAGAGGACGGAAAGCTATCCCAGGAGCCCAAGGGTCAACTTAAGGAGTCTCTCTGCGAGGATTTAGACGAGCCAGAGGACGCCGGTGTGACTCCTGTGAGACTTCACGAGGAGACACAAGAGGCGACTGAGTCTGAGGGGGCGCCGGTAGTCGTGCTGGCTTCTGCCCGCGGGGGCGTGGGGAAAAGCTCCATTGCCGCGCTTATGGGAGTGTGTGCGGCTCGTTGGGGTCTGCGCGTGGCTCTTTTGGACTTCGACCTGGCATTTGGCGATCTTTATGGCTTTTTTGGCCATCCGGCTCCCGTAGACCTCATGGATGTGATTCGGTTGGGCGCCACTTCCGATCCGGGGCGCTTGTCGCTGGCGGGCTCGGGAGTAGAGGTGACTGAAGGCCTTACGCTGTACGGTCCCTGTGCCGCCCCCGAATATGCCGAGCTGGTAGCCCCTCATGCGCTTCAGCTGGTAGTGGCTGCCAAACGCGCCTTTGACTTGGTGATAGTAGACACCTCCTCTGTTTGGGCCGATGCGGTGGCTCAGGCGGTACAGGTGGCCGACCGCGTGGCCATTGTGGGAGACGAGCGTGCGGGGGCCATTGGCTCTTTAGCGAGAGCCGCCAAGTTGGCCGTGCGCCTAGGGGTGGCAAGGACTCGCATCGTGCGCCTCATGAATCGCTGCGACCCTCGCTGCCGCGACGAGGAGTTCATGACGCGGGCTTCGTTGGGGCTGGAAACCACCAACTCTTTTAGGGTGCTTGAGGGCACGGTGGATGTCTCTGAACTGCTGAGCTCCGGCCATGCGGTGGAGCTAGCCGAGTTGGACAACGAGTTTTCTAACTCCTGTGCGGCCACCTTGGCCAAGCTGCTGGCAGAGATGGGGCGCCTGCCCGACCATCCAGAAGCGCGCAAAGCCCGAGATGCGCGGGTGGTCAGGCGGCGCTCGGTCTTTAGTTTTGCCAAGGCGGCCGGCTGA
- a CDS encoding CpaF family protein: protein MSLLERVQAAGVLEEQPLGGQDRKRREQLRKALVDRLGLSAVARLVTEERPERAREELKVACEAVLNGQDFGITEGEEREGLVQEVLDDILGLGVLQPLMDDPSITEIMVNGTRSLYFERDGQIHGARRVFETADQIMLVIDRILAPLGRRLDESSPIVNARLPNGDRVNAVMAPIAIDGPVMTIRRFSGRIASLQKLVELGSLPAWYARLLSWAVRLRQDVAVAGGTGSGKTTLLNALSLAIPAGERIVTIEDSAELSFDAALHVVRLEARSASIEGRGAITIRDLVTNALRMRPDRIVVGEVRGEEAIDMLQAMNTGHDGSLTTLHAGSAQEAVSRLVLMSRFGMDLPADLIEEQVATAVDLIVMSKRLAKGQRRVTSTSLVERSEGGGVRLTEIVSFDEANNRWQLVQEPPFIGQALATGQLGDEEVARWRSGFGA, encoded by the coding sequence ATGAGCCTGCTGGAGCGCGTCCAGGCCGCGGGAGTCCTCGAAGAGCAGCCGTTGGGTGGACAGGATAGAAAGCGTAGAGAACAGCTTAGAAAAGCCCTGGTAGACAGGTTGGGTTTGTCAGCAGTAGCAAGGTTGGTAACCGAAGAGCGGCCAGAACGCGCCCGAGAAGAGCTTAAGGTGGCCTGCGAAGCGGTGCTCAACGGCCAGGACTTTGGGATTACTGAGGGAGAGGAGCGAGAAGGCCTGGTCCAAGAGGTGCTCGATGACATCTTGGGTCTGGGAGTGTTGCAACCTTTGATGGACGACCCCTCCATCACGGAGATCATGGTCAATGGCACGCGCTCGCTCTATTTTGAGCGCGACGGGCAGATCCACGGGGCGCGCCGGGTCTTCGAGACGGCAGATCAGATCATGCTGGTGATCGATAGGATCTTGGCCCCTTTAGGGCGCAGGCTGGACGAGTCCTCGCCTATCGTAAATGCCCGCCTTCCCAACGGGGACCGCGTAAACGCCGTGATGGCGCCCATTGCCATTGATGGGCCGGTGATGACTATCAGGCGCTTTAGCGGTCGGATCGCCTCGCTGCAAAAGCTTGTGGAGCTGGGGTCTTTGCCAGCTTGGTACGCACGGCTCTTGAGTTGGGCGGTGCGTCTTAGGCAAGACGTGGCGGTAGCGGGAGGCACCGGGTCTGGCAAAACCACGCTGCTCAACGCGCTATCGCTGGCAATTCCTGCCGGCGAGCGCATTGTGACCATCGAAGACTCTGCCGAGCTGTCCTTCGATGCGGCCCTTCATGTGGTGAGGTTGGAAGCCCGAAGCGCTTCCATCGAAGGCCGAGGCGCCATCACCATTCGCGATTTGGTGACCAACGCCTTGCGTATGCGCCCCGATCGCATTGTGGTGGGCGAGGTGCGCGGCGAGGAGGCCATCGACATGTTGCAGGCCATGAATACGGGCCATGATGGGTCGCTTACTACCCTCCATGCAGGGAGTGCCCAAGAAGCAGTTTCACGTTTGGTATTGATGTCGCGCTTTGGCATGGACTTGCCGGCCGATCTTATCGAGGAGCAGGTGGCTACTGCCGTAGACCTCATCGTGATGAGCAAGCGGCTGGCCAAGGGGCAGCGGCGAGTGACTTCTACCAGCCTGGTGGAGCGAAGCGAAGGCGGCGGGGTTCGCCTGACAGAGATAGTGAGCTTTGATGAGGCGAATAATCGCTGGCAGCTGGTGCAAGAGCCTCCCTTTATCGGCCAAGCGTTGGCAACAGGACAGCTGGGTGACGAGGAGGTGGCACGATGGCGCTCTGGCTTTGGGGCGTAG
- a CDS encoding glycoside hydrolase family 5 protein — MEHKMLYGVNLAGWLVPEPWVTPSLFATTGAFDDRGLLDALGAERYHKVVGLHRETFITEQDFRQIADRGYNAVRLPVPWTVFGKEGPMPGVSEQCIDYVDSAVTWSEAANLKIMLVLGDIPGGNEIPEALGSVIGMGSRLRKPVIEVCARLAARYADRSCFLGVEPLDEPVAQKRQGFTMSPGVPLHILRNFYRDCYEAIRGQAGEGPTVILSTAGRTDGWSLFMAQGRYKNVWLDVHPYHYNDLVDAAGPAGIRQLVDSSVAAIEKVGRSGLPVVVGEWSAALPVSSATPTPEGRLAMERVYASAQIQAFRQTEGWFFQTWKTETRLTAWDARVAFSTFERGMFD, encoded by the coding sequence GTGGAACATAAGATGCTGTATGGAGTAAACCTAGCCGGTTGGCTTGTGCCGGAGCCTTGGGTCACACCATCTCTGTTTGCAACCACCGGCGCCTTTGATGACCGTGGCTTGTTGGATGCCTTGGGGGCAGAGCGCTATCACAAGGTGGTGGGCCTCCATCGTGAGACTTTTATTACAGAGCAGGATTTTAGGCAAATTGCTGATCGAGGCTACAATGCAGTGCGCCTCCCCGTGCCTTGGACTGTCTTTGGCAAAGAGGGTCCTATGCCTGGAGTGAGCGAGCAGTGCATAGACTATGTGGACAGTGCGGTCACGTGGTCAGAGGCGGCAAACCTCAAAATCATGTTGGTGCTGGGCGACATTCCCGGCGGCAACGAGATACCAGAGGCTCTGGGTAGCGTCATTGGCATGGGTAGTCGTTTGCGCAAGCCGGTTATTGAGGTGTGTGCTCGTTTGGCTGCCCGCTATGCGGATCGTAGTTGCTTCTTGGGAGTTGAGCCTTTAGATGAGCCGGTAGCCCAAAAGCGCCAGGGGTTCACTATGAGTCCGGGGGTCCCGCTGCACATTCTGCGCAACTTCTATCGCGATTGCTATGAGGCTATTCGCGGCCAGGCGGGAGAAGGGCCTACGGTCATTCTATCGACTGCAGGACGCACTGACGGTTGGTCGCTCTTTATGGCCCAAGGCCGTTATAAGAACGTATGGCTTGACGTACATCCTTACCACTACAACGATCTTGTGGATGCAGCGGGGCCTGCAGGCATCCGCCAGCTCGTGGACAGCTCAGTGGCTGCCATCGAGAAGGTCGGTCGATCCGGCTTGCCGGTAGTGGTAGGAGAGTGGTCGGCCGCACTTCCAGTGAGCTCGGCAACCCCTACCCCAGAGGGGCGCCTGGCTATGGAGCGCGTGTACGCCTCCGCGCAAATCCAAGCATTCCGCCAAACTGAGGGCTGGTTCTTCCAAACCTGGAAAACAGAGACTCGACTTACCGCATGGGATGCACGTGTCGCATTTTCCACCTTCGAGCGCGGAATGTTTGACTGA
- the metG gene encoding methionine--tRNA ligase produces the protein MDHTKPSYYITTPIYYVNAAPHLGTSYTSVIADVQARLRRSMGYDVMFLTGTDEHGEKVAQAAAEHDMTPKEWCDSLVPAFKELLELLDITNDDFIRTTDDRHIETVQRLMDVIKDNGYIYKGSYDGWYCVPEETYFTDTQVRHADEEHHTEGQHLCPDCGRPLERVEEESWFFKLSAFQDRLLELYRTNPSFVEPEIRRNEVVSFVEGGLKDLSISRTSFDWGIPLPFDDKHVTYVWFDALINYLTAVGYGKDPEEFAYRWPANAQLVGKDIIRFHCVIWPAMLMAANLPVPQEIFAHGFLTVRNEDTGATEKMSKSRGNVVSPQAVVNMLGVDGYRYYFMTDVKPGTDGGISWSRMEQVYNTDLANSWGNLVSRTLNMSAKYFDGKTPVMEQGWEKVETPLSEQANGILTRYVDKMFTFAYDEGAAEVMELIHRANHFIEDNEPWALAKDPANAPKLAFVIGSLIEAIRLSAHLLMPLMPNTSAEVLRRISCGDEIGASDLETLCEWGQFVQGAPVTKGDALFPRLVVEGAQQKGDRKKAQK, from the coding sequence ATGGACCACACCAAGCCGTCGTATTACATCACAACTCCCATTTATTATGTCAACGCCGCTCCTCACCTGGGTACTTCTTATACCTCGGTGATTGCAGACGTGCAGGCGCGCCTTCGCAGGTCCATGGGCTATGACGTCATGTTCTTAACGGGTACTGATGAGCATGGCGAGAAAGTGGCACAGGCTGCAGCAGAGCATGACATGACTCCTAAAGAGTGGTGTGATTCTCTGGTGCCTGCGTTCAAAGAGCTTTTGGAACTTCTGGATATCACCAATGACGACTTCATTCGCACCACTGATGACCGCCACATCGAGACCGTGCAACGCCTTATGGACGTTATCAAAGACAACGGCTATATCTACAAGGGAAGCTATGACGGTTGGTACTGTGTGCCAGAGGAGACCTACTTCACTGACACCCAGGTACGTCATGCAGATGAAGAGCACCATACCGAGGGTCAGCATCTGTGCCCAGACTGCGGTCGCCCCTTAGAGCGTGTAGAGGAGGAGAGCTGGTTTTTCAAGCTCAGCGCATTCCAGGATCGCCTGTTGGAGCTCTATCGCACCAATCCCTCTTTCGTTGAGCCCGAGATCCGCCGCAATGAAGTGGTTTCGTTTGTGGAGGGTGGTCTTAAAGACCTTTCCATCAGCCGCACGAGCTTTGACTGGGGCATTCCTTTACCCTTTGACGACAAGCATGTGACCTATGTGTGGTTTGACGCGCTTATCAATTACCTCACCGCCGTTGGCTATGGAAAAGACCCTGAGGAGTTTGCCTATCGTTGGCCTGCAAACGCTCAGCTTGTAGGTAAAGACATTATCCGTTTTCATTGTGTCATCTGGCCAGCCATGCTTATGGCTGCCAATCTGCCTGTGCCTCAGGAGATCTTCGCCCATGGTTTCCTTACAGTGCGCAATGAGGATACCGGTGCTACAGAGAAGATGTCCAAAAGCCGCGGCAATGTGGTTTCTCCTCAAGCAGTAGTGAATATGCTGGGTGTCGACGGCTATCGCTACTACTTCATGACTGACGTAAAGCCAGGCACTGACGGCGGTATCTCGTGGTCTCGCATGGAGCAGGTCTATAACACTGACCTTGCCAATTCTTGGGGCAATTTGGTGTCGCGCACGCTCAACATGAGCGCCAAGTACTTTGATGGCAAGACGCCTGTGATGGAACAGGGTTGGGAAAAGGTAGAAACGCCCCTCTCGGAGCAGGCCAATGGCATTCTTACTCGCTACGTAGACAAGATGTTTACCTTTGCCTACGACGAAGGCGCTGCAGAGGTGATGGAGCTCATCCATCGTGCCAACCACTTCATCGAAGACAATGAGCCCTGGGCTTTGGCCAAAGATCCCGCCAACGCACCCAAGCTTGCCTTTGTGATTGGCTCCCTTATTGAGGCCATTCGCCTAAGCGCTCATCTGCTCATGCCTCTTATGCCAAACACCAGCGCAGAGGTGCTTCGCCGTATCTCTTGCGGCGATGAGATCGGTGCTTCCGATCTCGAGACCCTATGTGAGTGGGGCCAATTTGTGCAGGGCGCCCCTGTCACCAAGGGCGATGCGCTGTTCCCTCGCCTGGTCGTAGAGGGCGCTCAGCAAAAAGGCGATCGCAAGAAAGCTCAGAAGTAA